The following proteins are co-located in the Paludibaculum fermentans genome:
- a CDS encoding energy-coupling factor transporter transmembrane component T family protein, with the protein MAQRIAPDIFAFDEWSRRKSPLHALDPRAKILACLALLIATGTWPLAWSLAALALILLLAARLPILSITARAAVVLPFTLVFAAFTAWMGDTPRAVALLWKSYLSALWVCLLMASTPLERLLEAAARLGVPRLLVDVMHFTWRYIAVISAQAWRMRTAALARGGEKSFQVSAASLAVLFASSYARAERIHRAMLARGAAGVTR; encoded by the coding sequence GTGGCGCAACGCATAGCACCCGACATCTTTGCTTTCGATGAGTGGAGCCGCCGGAAAAGCCCTCTCCACGCGCTCGACCCGCGCGCCAAGATCCTCGCCTGCCTCGCGCTCCTCATCGCCACCGGCACCTGGCCGCTGGCGTGGAGCCTCGCCGCCCTTGCGCTGATCCTGCTCCTCGCCGCCCGTCTGCCGATACTCTCCATCACGGCCCGCGCCGCCGTCGTTCTCCCCTTTACCCTCGTCTTTGCGGCCTTCACCGCCTGGATGGGCGACACCCCGCGCGCCGTGGCCCTCCTCTGGAAGAGCTACCTCTCCGCCCTCTGGGTCTGCCTGCTCATGGCCTCCACCCCGCTGGAACGCCTGCTCGAAGCCGCCGCCCGCCTCGGAGTGCCGCGCCTGCTGGTGGACGTGATGCACTTCACCTGGCGCTACATCGCGGTCATCTCCGCCCAGGCCTGGCGCATGCGCACCGCGGCCCTGGCGCGCGGCGGTGAGAAATCGTTCCAGGTCTCCGCCGCCAGCCTGGCCGTCCTCTTCGCCAGCTCTTACGCCCGCGCCGAACGCATCCACCGCGCCATGCTCGCCCGCGGAGCCGCCGGAGTCACCCGATGA
- a CDS encoding energy-coupling factor ABC transporter ATP-binding protein codes for MNPVIEARGLRFHYDSGFEALRGVDFRLEAGQNVALLGPNGSGKTTFLLHLNGVLQGEGELHVCGLPVEPRHYVAIRRKVGFLFQDPEDQLFLPSILEDVCFGPLQSGLTQAEAEARAKQVLEQVGIRAGWERPPYHLSGGEKQRVALAGILAVEPEILILDEPTTHLDPPARRHLLELLQSLPQAKLVVTHDTAFAKALCPQAAFFEGGRVQAQGSTAEIAARFHWDL; via the coding sequence ATGAACCCCGTCATCGAAGCGCGCGGCCTCCGCTTTCACTACGACAGCGGCTTCGAAGCCCTGCGTGGCGTGGACTTCCGCCTAGAGGCCGGCCAGAACGTGGCCCTCCTCGGTCCCAACGGCTCCGGCAAAACGACCTTCCTGCTGCACCTCAACGGAGTCCTGCAGGGCGAGGGCGAACTGCACGTCTGCGGACTCCCGGTCGAACCCCGCCACTACGTCGCCATCCGCCGCAAAGTCGGCTTCCTCTTTCAGGACCCCGAGGACCAGCTCTTCCTGCCCAGCATTCTGGAAGACGTCTGCTTCGGACCCCTGCAATCCGGCCTCACCCAGGCCGAAGCGGAAGCCCGCGCCAAACAGGTGCTGGAACAGGTAGGCATCCGCGCCGGCTGGGAGCGTCCGCCCTACCACCTCAGCGGTGGCGAAAAACAGCGCGTCGCGCTGGCCGGTATCCTGGCCGTCGAACCCGAGATCCTCATCCTCGACGAACCCACGACGCACCTCGATCCGCCCGCCCGCCGCCATCTGCTGGAACTGCTGCAATCCCTGCCGCAAGCCAAGCTGGTAGTCACCCACGACACGGCGTTCGCGAAGGCGCTCTGCCCGCAAGCGGCTTTCTTCGAAGGCGGCCGCGTCCAGGCGCAGGGCAGTACGGCCGAGATCGCCGCCCGTTTTCACTGGGATCTCTGA